One region of Mesobacillus boroniphilus genomic DNA includes:
- the priA gene encoding primosomal protein N' yields MNIASVIVDVPAKQTDKTFDYKIPEKFKEVIKPGTRVIVPFGPRKIQGFVRGLKEKSSFSKLRSIIEPLDLTPVLNEELLQLGDWLTEHTLSYKISSYQVMLPAALKAKYEKKIVLAKGIEITDLPGNLLELFRENSEMKWEDAVSKGLVQQLQKEAASGRVEVVYQVKDRVRKKLLKHVSPVIGHDQLKEARDKLPSQASGQQSVLDFFLEHPEPVEQRLILSTLGISQASIQSLVKKGLIRVEEIEVYRDPYAEREFERKMALELTNEQEKAISPILSAIEKDLHEVFLLYGVTGSGKTEIYLQSIQQVLSKGKEAIVLVPEISLTPQMVTRFKERFGDLVAVMHSGLSAGEKYDEWRKIQRKEVKVVVGARSAIFAPFENIGIIIIDEEHETSYKQEENPRYHARDVAIQRAKTNACPVVLGSATPSLESFARAQKGRYTLLSLPKRMNNQALPTVEIVDMREELRTGNRSMFSVKLFEKIKDRLEKKEQTVLFLNKRGHSSFVMCRDCGYVMNCPHCDITLTYHRYNEQMKCHYCGYEDRVPTICPECNSEHIRYFGTGTQKVEEELLKLIPEARIIRMDVDTTGRKGSHEKLLTAFQEGQADILLGTQMIAKGLDFPNITLVGVLSADTMLNLPDFRSSEKTFQLLTQVSGRAGRHKLPGEVVIQTYTPEHYSVELAGTQDYDRFYQQEMLMRKVHQYPPFYYLSLVTVSHEELMKVVSVTEKIAKYISSRLSNEAVVLGPVASPIPRINDRYRYQCLIKYKKEPELKNALKTILDHYQQETGTGGLQISVDLNPYILM; encoded by the coding sequence ATGAATATAGCAAGCGTTATTGTCGATGTGCCTGCAAAGCAAACTGACAAAACCTTTGACTATAAAATCCCAGAAAAATTCAAAGAAGTGATTAAGCCTGGGACGAGGGTTATCGTTCCATTTGGTCCAAGAAAAATCCAGGGTTTTGTCAGGGGTCTTAAGGAAAAGTCGAGCTTTTCTAAGTTGCGGTCAATCATCGAACCACTTGATTTGACGCCGGTATTGAATGAGGAACTTCTCCAACTGGGTGACTGGCTGACTGAGCATACATTAAGCTATAAAATCTCCTCTTACCAGGTGATGCTCCCAGCAGCATTGAAGGCTAAATATGAAAAGAAAATTGTCCTTGCTAAAGGAATAGAGATAACCGACCTTCCCGGAAATTTACTGGAGTTATTTAGGGAAAATAGTGAAATGAAATGGGAGGATGCCGTTTCAAAAGGGCTTGTCCAGCAACTTCAAAAGGAGGCGGCGTCCGGAAGGGTTGAGGTTGTTTACCAGGTGAAGGACAGGGTGCGCAAAAAACTGCTCAAGCATGTTTCCCCAGTCATTGGTCATGATCAACTGAAGGAGGCAAGGGACAAGCTTCCATCACAGGCGTCAGGGCAGCAATCTGTGCTTGATTTTTTTCTTGAACATCCTGAGCCTGTAGAACAGAGGCTGATCCTCTCCACTCTCGGAATCTCACAGGCATCAATTCAATCACTTGTTAAGAAAGGTTTAATAAGAGTTGAAGAGATAGAGGTTTACAGAGACCCATATGCAGAACGGGAATTTGAACGAAAAATGGCTCTGGAACTGACAAATGAGCAAGAAAAAGCTATTAGCCCAATCCTTTCTGCAATTGAAAAGGATTTGCATGAAGTCTTCCTATTATATGGTGTCACAGGCAGCGGAAAGACTGAAATCTATTTGCAGTCCATCCAGCAGGTCTTGAGTAAAGGAAAGGAAGCGATTGTGCTTGTGCCGGAAATCTCATTAACTCCACAAATGGTCACGCGCTTCAAGGAGCGATTTGGTGATTTGGTGGCTGTCATGCATAGCGGTTTATCTGCGGGGGAGAAGTATGATGAATGGCGAAAAATCCAGCGCAAGGAAGTAAAAGTGGTCGTAGGAGCCAGGTCAGCGATTTTTGCTCCATTCGAGAATATCGGGATCATCATCATCGATGAAGAGCATGAAACGAGCTACAAGCAAGAAGAGAACCCAAGATACCATGCAAGGGACGTGGCGATCCAGCGGGCTAAAACAAATGCTTGTCCAGTCGTCCTCGGCAGTGCTACCCCTTCACTCGAATCATTTGCCCGGGCGCAAAAAGGAAGGTATACTTTGTTGTCTCTGCCAAAGCGGATGAACAATCAGGCGCTGCCAACTGTTGAAATCGTCGACATGCGAGAGGAATTGCGAACAGGAAACCGCTCTATGTTTTCGGTAAAGCTGTTTGAAAAGATAAAAGACAGGCTGGAGAAAAAAGAGCAGACCGTCCTGTTTTTAAATAAACGTGGGCATTCATCTTTTGTGATGTGCCGTGATTGCGGATATGTCATGAACTGTCCGCATTGCGATATTACGCTGACATACCACCGTTATAATGAGCAAATGAAATGCCATTATTGCGGTTATGAAGACAGGGTGCCAACAATATGTCCTGAATGCAATAGTGAGCATATCCGCTATTTCGGGACCGGGACTCAAAAGGTTGAGGAAGAATTGTTGAAATTAATTCCTGAGGCGAGAATCATCAGGATGGATGTCGATACAACGGGCAGGAAAGGTTCACATGAAAAGTTACTGACCGCTTTTCAGGAGGGCCAGGCGGACATATTACTCGGAACGCAAATGATTGCGAAAGGGTTGGATTTTCCAAACATTACATTAGTAGGTGTCCTGTCAGCTGACACAATGTTGAACCTGCCCGATTTCCGTTCTTCGGAAAAAACATTCCAGCTTTTGACGCAGGTAAGCGGAAGGGCTGGAAGGCACAAGCTCCCTGGAGAGGTAGTAATCCAGACTTATACTCCAGAGCATTACAGTGTTGAGCTTGCCGGGACACAGGATTACGACCGCTTTTACCAGCAGGAGATGCTGATGCGGAAGGTTCACCAGTATCCGCCATTTTACTATCTTTCCCTGGTAACAGTCAGCCATGAAGAATTGATGAAAGTAGTTTCAGTTACCGAAAAGATTGCAAAATACATTTCATCGAGGCTCTCGAATGAAGCAGTTGTACTGGGGCCAGTAGCATCGCCAATCCCGCGGATCAACGATAGATATCGTTATCAATGTCTGATAAAATACAAAAAGGAACCAGAACTGAAAAATGCCCTTAAAACAATTCTGGATCATTACCAGCAGGAAACAGGGACAGGAGGATTGCAGATTTCTGTAGACCTTAACCCTTATATCCTAATGTAA
- the def gene encoding peptide deformylase: MAVRKIVTYPADILEQECEKVTVFDKKLAKLLDDMYDTMIEFDGVGLAAPQIDIKKQIAIVDIDDEHGTIELINPVILETRGEQTGPEGCLSFPGLYGEVTRPNYVKVKAQNRKGKSYELEAEEFLARAILHEIDHLHGVLFTTKVTRYIEEADLEELNQE; the protein is encoded by the coding sequence TTGGCAGTAAGAAAAATAGTAACTTACCCAGCGGACATTTTGGAGCAAGAATGCGAAAAGGTAACAGTTTTTGATAAAAAACTGGCAAAGCTGCTGGATGACATGTATGATACAATGATTGAATTTGATGGTGTTGGCCTGGCTGCTCCTCAAATAGATATAAAGAAGCAAATTGCGATTGTAGATATCGATGATGAGCACGGTACGATTGAATTGATCAACCCGGTGATTCTCGAAACTCGCGGTGAGCAGACTGGTCCTGAAGGATGCTTAAGTTTCCCGGGATTATACGGAGAGGTCACTCGCCCGAATTATGTGAAGGTAAAAGCTCAGAATCGCAAAGGTAAGAGCTATGAATTAGAAGCAGAAGAGTTTTTAGCACGAGCGATCCTACATGAAATTGACCACTTACACGGGGTGTTATTTACCACCAAGGTGACAAGGTATATCGAAGAAGCTGATTTAGAGGAGTTGAACCAGGAATGA
- the rlmN gene encoding 23S rRNA (adenine(2503)-C(2))-methyltransferase RlmN, protein MEQENTTRNSATQDSAKKSIYSLQLEEIKDWLKEQGEKPFRAEQIFDWLYQKRATSFEEMSNLSKPLRDKLDEHFVLTTLSTIIQQTSSDGTIKFLFEMHDGMSIETVLMRHEYGNSVCVTTQVGCRIGCTFCASTLGGLKRNLEAGEIVAQVVKVQQALDETEERVSSIVIMGIGEPFDNYDNMLSFLKIMNHEKGLNIGARHITVSTSGIIPKIYQFADENMQINFAISLHAPNTELRSRLMPINRAYKLPDLMDSVRYYVNKTGRRISFEYGLFGGVNDQVEHAEELAQLVKGLKCHINLIPVNYVPERDYVRTPKSQIFKFERTLRDRGVNVTIRREQGHDIEAACGQLRAKERKEETR, encoded by the coding sequence ATGGAACAAGAAAACACAACTAGAAATTCAGCAACCCAGGATTCAGCAAAAAAGTCCATTTATTCACTTCAGCTTGAAGAAATAAAGGATTGGCTGAAGGAACAAGGAGAAAAACCATTCAGGGCAGAACAAATTTTTGACTGGCTCTACCAAAAAAGAGCAACCTCTTTTGAAGAGATGTCTAATTTGTCAAAGCCTTTGAGGGACAAGCTAGACGAGCATTTTGTCCTGACAACCCTGAGTACAATCATACAGCAGACTTCATCTGACGGAACAATCAAGTTCTTATTTGAAATGCATGACGGTATGTCTATTGAAACGGTTCTTATGAGACATGAATACGGAAACTCTGTCTGTGTAACTACACAGGTTGGCTGCAGGATCGGCTGTACTTTCTGTGCTTCAACCCTTGGCGGTTTAAAGAGGAATCTGGAAGCAGGAGAAATTGTGGCTCAGGTCGTAAAAGTACAACAGGCACTAGACGAGACAGAAGAGAGAGTAAGCTCAATTGTTATCATGGGAATCGGTGAACCATTTGACAACTATGACAATATGCTTTCATTCCTGAAAATTATGAACCATGAAAAAGGCTTGAATATTGGCGCACGTCATATTACCGTTTCTACAAGCGGCATCATCCCTAAGATCTATCAATTTGCGGATGAAAATATGCAAATAAACTTTGCGATTTCCTTGCATGCACCAAACACTGAGTTGCGCAGCAGGCTGATGCCAATCAACCGCGCATACAAGCTTCCTGATTTAATGGATTCAGTCCGTTATTATGTGAACAAGACAGGAAGAAGAATCAGCTTTGAATATGGTCTGTTCGGTGGTGTCAATGATCAGGTTGAGCACGCTGAAGAGCTTGCGCAACTGGTTAAAGGACTGAAGTGCCATATCAATTTGATTCCGGTCAACTATGTACCTGAACGTGATTACGTAAGGACACCAAAGAGCCAGATCTTCAAGTTCGAACGTACTCTTCGCGACCGTGGAGTGAATGTGACAATCAGAAGAGAACAAGGGCATGACATTGAAGCAGCTTGCGGACAACTTCGGGCGAAAGAAAGAAAAGAAGAGACGAGGTGA
- the rsmB gene encoding 16S rRNA (cytosine(967)-C(5))-methyltransferase RsmB — MSKKKNVRDTALQLLETIEKNQAYSNLLLNSAIDKNEISQIDVGLLTELVYGTLQRKMTIDFYLKPFIEKNKKLQSWVINLLRMTVYQMVYLDKIPERAAIFEAVEIAKRRGHKGIASLVNGVLRSIQRNGLPSLDSIEDPAERISIETSHPLWLVRRWVNQFGVEKTLEMCEVNLTAPLQTGRVNLTRISRDECLALLEEEGFEVEPSPILPEAVKCLRGNLASSKAFKYGLLTIQDESSMLVAHALGIKEEEVILDACAAPGGKTTHIAEKLGNSGKVLSLDLHEHKVKLISENAERLGLENIEAQKMDSRQAATQFEKESIDRVLLDAPCSGLGVMRRKPDMKYTKKEQDLSQLQTIQLSLLESVAPLLKARGTLVYSTCTVDREENQEVIEKFLREHPEFEGDTTFAKRMPEAIKPLINGFDVQILPQDIGSDGFYIACLRKKVE, encoded by the coding sequence ATGAGTAAAAAGAAAAATGTAAGGGATACAGCATTGCAGCTCCTGGAAACAATTGAAAAGAATCAGGCCTACAGCAATCTGCTCTTGAACAGTGCGATTGATAAAAATGAAATCAGTCAGATTGACGTAGGGTTGTTGACAGAGTTGGTATATGGCACGCTTCAGCGGAAAATGACCATCGATTTTTACCTAAAGCCTTTTATCGAGAAAAACAAAAAGCTTCAAAGCTGGGTCATCAATCTGCTTCGCATGACCGTTTATCAGATGGTTTACTTAGATAAAATCCCGGAAAGAGCGGCTATATTTGAAGCAGTGGAAATCGCAAAACGCAGGGGGCATAAGGGTATTGCCAGTCTTGTTAATGGTGTGCTAAGGAGCATTCAGCGAAATGGATTACCTTCACTTGATTCTATCGAGGATCCTGCTGAAAGAATTTCCATTGAGACTAGCCATCCATTGTGGCTTGTAAGAAGGTGGGTAAACCAATTCGGGGTGGAAAAGACACTGGAAATGTGTGAAGTGAATTTAACAGCACCGCTGCAGACAGGCAGGGTCAATTTGACGAGAATCTCCCGTGATGAGTGCCTGGCGCTTTTGGAGGAAGAAGGTTTTGAAGTAGAACCTAGTCCCATCCTTCCCGAAGCAGTCAAGTGTCTGCGAGGCAATCTTGCATCATCTAAAGCTTTCAAGTATGGTTTGTTGACGATCCAGGATGAGAGCTCCATGCTGGTTGCCCATGCACTAGGCATCAAAGAAGAAGAGGTTATTCTTGATGCATGTGCAGCACCAGGAGGGAAGACTACCCATATCGCCGAAAAGCTTGGAAATAGCGGGAAGGTGTTATCACTCGACCTCCATGAGCACAAGGTGAAGCTGATCTCTGAGAATGCTGAGCGCCTGGGCCTCGAAAATATCGAAGCTCAAAAAATGGACAGCCGCCAGGCAGCCACCCAATTTGAAAAAGAATCAATAGACCGGGTCTTGCTGGATGCTCCGTGCTCTGGCCTTGGAGTGATGAGACGAAAGCCTGATATGAAGTATACTAAGAAAGAACAGGATTTATCACAGCTGCAAACCATTCAGCTAAGCCTGCTGGAATCAGTCGCCCCACTCTTGAAAGCTAGGGGTACACTGGTATATAGCACATGCACGGTAGACCGTGAAGAAAACCAGGAAGTAATCGAAAAATTTTTACGCGAGCATCCGGAATTCGAAGGAGATACAACATTTGCAAAAAGAATGCCAGAGGCAATCAAACCATTGATCAATGGCTTTGATGTGCAAATTCTTCCGCAGGACATTGGCTCTGATGGGTTTTATATTGCTTGTTTAAGAAAGAAGGTGGAATAA
- the fmt gene encoding methionyl-tRNA formyltransferase: MTRIVFMGTPDFSVPVLRRLVDEGYDVIGVVTQPDRPVGRKRVLTPPPVKAEALKLGIPVYQPEKIRQQEELDKILALEPDLIVTAAFGQILPNQLLEAPKFGCINVHASLLPELRGGAPIHYAIIEGKEKTGITIMYMVEKLDAGDILTQIEVPISETDTVGSLHDKMSAAGADLLSETVPKLLKGEITPVPQNNEEATFAWNIKREQEKIDWNRTGAEIYNHIRGMNPWPVAYTTMDGSVMKLWSAEKASYKGSEQPGMILKIEEDGLIVATGDETAIKITELQPAGKKKMDAKQFLLGAGANLVPGVRLGDTNE; the protein is encoded by the coding sequence ATGACAAGAATCGTATTTATGGGGACTCCGGACTTTTCTGTCCCGGTTTTGAGGAGATTGGTCGATGAAGGGTATGACGTCATAGGAGTTGTAACCCAGCCTGACCGACCAGTTGGCAGAAAGCGGGTCCTTACTCCGCCTCCTGTAAAAGCAGAAGCGCTGAAACTTGGCATCCCGGTTTATCAGCCGGAGAAAATCCGACAGCAGGAGGAACTGGATAAAATCCTGGCCCTTGAACCGGATTTAATTGTCACTGCCGCGTTTGGACAAATTTTACCAAACCAACTTCTCGAGGCACCTAAGTTTGGCTGCATCAATGTCCATGCATCCCTACTGCCAGAGCTGCGGGGTGGAGCTCCCATTCACTACGCCATTATTGAAGGCAAAGAAAAAACAGGGATAACCATTATGTATATGGTGGAAAAGCTGGACGCTGGCGATATCCTGACTCAGATCGAAGTGCCAATTAGCGAAACAGATACAGTTGGATCCTTACATGATAAAATGAGCGCTGCTGGTGCAGACCTCTTGTCAGAGACGGTTCCAAAGCTGTTAAAAGGTGAAATCACTCCTGTTCCACAAAACAATGAAGAAGCAACATTTGCATGGAACATCAAGCGCGAACAGGAGAAAATCGATTGGAACAGAACTGGCGCTGAGATATATAACCATATCCGTGGCATGAATCCTTGGCCTGTTGCCTATACCACTATGGATGGATCGGTAATGAAGCTATGGAGTGCCGAAAAGGCAAGCTATAAAGGAAGCGAACAACCTGGTATGATCTTGAAAATTGAAGAAGATGGTCTAATTGTTGCCACTGGTGATGAAACCGCAATAAAAATCACAGAACTTCAGCCGGCAGGCAAGAAAAAGATGGATGCGAAGCAATTCTTGCTAGGGGCAGGGGCAAACTTAGTACCAGGCGTTAGGTTAGGAGACACCAATGAGTAA